A stretch of DNA from Vulcanisaeta thermophila:
GCTTTGATTAATGAGTCCGGCGAGGTGATTCATAGGGAGTTGAACCCAGCCCTAAAATCAAGCAGTAGGAGGCCAGCGGTGGCCAGGAGGTGTGTTGAGCTTGGTGCCAACATTGTGCTGGCACCCCACGGCTCCCTCTGTTACCCATCATACATGATACTAAGGAGGGCCGGGGTGAACATGTACGTTGTGGAGCCCGGCGTCTCACTACGTGATGGTTTAATGAACAAGAGCCCGGTGGGTCAGGGGGAGGTTCTGTACTCGAGCTTCCTGGCCATTATGGAGAGGATTAGGGAGGTGCTTACTCATGATTGAGTTCTACACAGGGCTCTCCCAAACCCTCTTCGGGGTTAGGCGTTGTGGTGATGGAATACCAGTGCTGGGCATACCCATGGAGGACACCCTGAGCTTTAGGCCAGGCACCAGGTTCGCGACTAGCGTTATTAGGCAGTGGAGTCAGTACTTCGAGTTCACACCCACGAGGGACCTGGGGGTTGATGTCCTATCCAGGGTCTGCGACATGGGCGACGTATCACTACTCCAGGGATTGCCTGAAAGGAATATCTCGAGGATTGAGAGGGTGGTTTCCGAGGCAGTGGGTAGATGGGGTAGGTTGGTGAACATTGGTGGTGAGCACACCGTAAGCCTCGGCGTCGCCTTAGGCCTCAGGGACTCCCTGGGCTACGGCGCCTACATCCATATAGACGCCCACCTGGACTCAAGATCCGAGTGGCCCCTGGGCCAGTCACTATCCCACGCAACATTCGTTAGGCGGTTAATTAAGGATGTAAAGCCTGAGTTAATCCTTTACCTGGGCTTCAGGTCCTACGATAATGAGGAGCTGGACTTCATAAATGAGTTGGGCAATGCCGTGGCCCTGCCAGGCAGCGCCATTAAGTCCCTGGGTAATTACGAGGCCAGGGCCCTGATTAGGGATTTCATGAGCACCGTGGGCGGCCCCATACACGTGAGCATAGACTTGGATGTTCTCGACCCATCAATAATGCCCGGCGTGGGTAATCCCGAGGGCAATGGTTTGACGTATAACGAACTCCTCAGGGTGTTGGAGCCAGTGCTGGAGCTTGGGGGCTCCAGGGTCGGGGCTGTGGACATAGTGGAGTACTCACCACCCAATGACCCAAACCTCACGTCCCTACCCACGGTGATTAAGTTAATAATTGACGTCCTTAATTACCTACGTTGACAGGCAAAATATTTATTTAAGGTTTCATCAGCCGTAGTTGGGAATGGAGACCGACAAGTTCCTGGACTTCCTAACGGAGAGTGGTTTTTTCTACCCAAGCTTTGAGATCTATAGGGGTAAGACCGAGGCCGGCGGCTTCTATGATTATGGACCCCTGGGTGTGGAGCTTAAGAGGAATATCATTGAGAAGTGGAGGAGAATCTTCATCTACCCGTACCAGGACTTCATAGTGGAGGTGGAGACCCCAATAATAATGCCCAAGATAGTCTTCGAAGCCAGCGGCCACCTGGAGCACTTCACGGACGCAATAACCGAGTGCCTCAAGTGCGGTCGTAAGTACAGGGCTGACCACCTCATAGAGGAGGAGTTGGGGAAGAGGGGTGTTTCGGTGAAGACTGAGGGGTTGAGGTTGGAGGAGCTTGATGAGTTGATTAGGAGGTACGGCATTAAATGCCCAGTATGCGGTGGTGACCTGGGGCCTGTTAAACCCTTCAACCTACTATTCCAAACCACCATAGGCCCCTACAGCGACAACATAGGGTACCTAAGGCCCGAGACCGCACAGGGAATGTTCGTATCATTCCCAAGGGTATTCAACCTATTGGGTAGGAAGCTACCCCTGGGCATTGCCCAGGTGGGTAAGGTGGGCAGAAACGAGATATCGCCAAGGCAGGGCTTGATCAGGCTTAGGGAGTTCACGCAGATGGAGATTGAGTTCTTCTTTGACCCCGAAAACCCAAGGTGCCCATTCCTTGATGAACTAGACGTTAAGATTAGGGTGCTTCCCGAGGAGGATGTCAAGGCCGGTAAGAAGGAGCCCAGGGAGTTCAGGCCCAGGGAGGCTGTGGAGAGTCGCGTAATCCCCAATGAGTGGATGGCATTCTTCATGGGCCTAGCAACAATATACATGAACGAGTTGGGAATACCCACCGACCACCAGTACTTCCTAGCCAAGCTACCCGAGGAGAGGGCTCACTACTCATCAGCAAGCTTCGACCAGATGGTGTTTAGCGAGAGGTTTGGTTGGGTTGAGGTTAGTGGGCACGCCTACAGGACCGATTACGACCTGAGCAGGCACATGAAATTCAGTGGCTACGACCTAACGGTGGAGAGGAGGTTGAAGGAGCCCAAGGAGGTGGAGGAGGTCAGGATCTACCCCAACCCAACCAGGATAAGGGAGGTTTACGGTAACGAGGCAGGTAAGGTAATGAAG
This window harbors:
- a CDS encoding NifB/NifX family molybdenum-iron cluster-binding protein, which translates into the protein MVNVICTTTSDGDVLDLFSRAKYLALINESGEVIHRELNPALKSSSRRPAVARRCVELGANIVLAPHGSLCYPSYMILRRAGVNMYVVEPGVSLRDGLMNKSPVGQGEVLYSSFLAIMERIREVLTHD
- a CDS encoding arginase family protein, coding for MIEFYTGLSQTLFGVRRCGDGIPVLGIPMEDTLSFRPGTRFATSVIRQWSQYFEFTPTRDLGVDVLSRVCDMGDVSLLQGLPERNISRIERVVSEAVGRWGRLVNIGGEHTVSLGVALGLRDSLGYGAYIHIDAHLDSRSEWPLGQSLSHATFVRRLIKDVKPELILYLGFRSYDNEELDFINELGNAVALPGSAIKSLGNYEARALIRDFMSTVGGPIHVSIDLDVLDPSIMPGVGNPEGNGLTYNELLRVLEPVLELGGSRVGAVDIVEYSPPNDPNLTSLPTVIKLIIDVLNYLR
- the glyS gene encoding glycine--tRNA ligase yields the protein METDKFLDFLTESGFFYPSFEIYRGKTEAGGFYDYGPLGVELKRNIIEKWRRIFIYPYQDFIVEVETPIIMPKIVFEASGHLEHFTDAITECLKCGRKYRADHLIEEELGKRGVSVKTEGLRLEELDELIRRYGIKCPVCGGDLGPVKPFNLLFQTTIGPYSDNIGYLRPETAQGMFVSFPRVFNLLGRKLPLGIAQVGKVGRNEISPRQGLIRLREFTQMEIEFFFDPENPRCPFLDELDVKIRVLPEEDVKAGKKEPREFRPREAVESRVIPNEWMAFFMGLATIYMNELGIPTDHQYFLAKLPEERAHYSSASFDQMVFSERFGWVEVSGHAYRTDYDLSRHMKFSGYDLTVERRLKEPKEVEEVRIYPNPTRIREVYGNEAGKVMKALSTADPNELRSSLERSGEALVGGYRVTRDMVFMRVERRKVFTERFIPHDVEPSFGVDRIVYVTLEHAAKVIDGRFILTLAPDIAPIKAVVLPIIDKEEYNKIGIELSRKLMRAGFRVVFDNDGTIGSRYARYDSLGVPLAITIDEETLRDNTVTIRDRDTKVQVRVGINDVPIIIKKAVEENKTLSRLIDELKLTIYTRQH